In Horticoccus luteus, the following proteins share a genomic window:
- a CDS encoding DUF899 domain-containing protein: MHTPALATPAHWLAARRELLAREKEFTRARDDLSRARRALPWVQLTKSYTFDAPSGRVSLADLFAGRSQLIVQHFMFGPGWEEGCPNCSFMLDHFAPTVAHLAARDVAFAAVSRAPMAEILPFQQRLGWPVNWVSSAGSDFNFDFHVSFRPDEMATGAVDYNYTRRPFPHSEAPGISVFARDDAGALYHTYSTYGRGVEVIMGTYALLDLVPKGRDEDALEYASAWIRYHDRYEHASSAT; this comes from the coding sequence ATGCACACGCCTGCTCTCGCCACGCCCGCCCACTGGCTCGCCGCCCGCCGCGAATTGCTCGCCCGCGAAAAGGAATTCACTCGCGCGCGGGATGATCTCAGCCGCGCCCGCCGCGCTCTTCCTTGGGTGCAGCTCACCAAATCCTATACATTCGACGCGCCGTCCGGTCGCGTCTCGCTCGCCGATCTTTTCGCCGGCCGCTCGCAGCTCATTGTCCAACATTTCATGTTCGGTCCCGGCTGGGAGGAGGGCTGCCCGAACTGTTCGTTCATGCTCGATCACTTCGCGCCCACCGTCGCGCACCTCGCCGCGCGCGACGTCGCGTTCGCCGCCGTCTCGCGCGCTCCAATGGCGGAGATCCTGCCTTTCCAGCAACGCCTCGGCTGGCCGGTCAACTGGGTGTCCTCCGCCGGTTCCGATTTCAACTTCGACTTCCACGTCTCCTTCCGGCCGGACGAAATGGCGACCGGCGCCGTCGATTACAACTATACCCGCCGCCCGTTTCCGCACTCCGAGGCACCGGGCATCAGCGTATTCGCGCGGGACGACGCCGGCGCGCTCTATCACACCTATTCGACCTACGGCCGCGGAGTGGAAGTCATCATGGGCACCTACGCGCTGCTCGACCTCGTGCCGAAGGGCCGCGACGAAGACGCCCTCGAATACGCCTCGGCGTGGATCCGTTATCACGACCGCTACGAACATGCTTCGTCCGCAACGTGA
- a CDS encoding DUF4450 domain-containing protein → MPTFSHPAQSRSRSVQPEEATRYTARNGAIVGHNQGRFFNRPLYVANRAAFVLAGDRPVVRFAADDTLLGTFAIGVTRGRTSSWLHTWDDVTFEYRPAHARWIARDAALPGLTVTLDVVALETEVGFAARVAVQGARAGDELGWFFGGAKTWKDKPLNWDLDPHFAPPLIAAWFDPELAAGNAVRSARGGFAVAAAKTAAHAVAGKCDAPGGGGKRDAMASETPAALAAAGARARAVVYGRIDLTRRAEAHWRFARVARAAAFEAKGENLPTESRTAAVAFADGLARAVKLANAIVVDTPEPRLNAAAATLSAAIDGTWYPPVFRHGAMLWNVPYVGWRTACGSTAIGWHERVKAHARYYIDHQLKESENRSFEADAKVMLTIPAPNSRFHGRGRIVQDQGIYNMQSQFFDQMIHAWRWTGDEELAAWLRPALELHLEWLRECFDPDDDGLYESVINVWPTDSFWYAGGGATEETSYAYRGHVAARALAEWAGDAPAAKRHARQSARIRAAFRKKLWVAAKGHAGLYQEAEGRRRLHDDAWLYSIFLPIDAGLTVGRQAAESLLFAERGLQNDAMPAGGRRVWTSNLVPAIWSVRECWPGDNYHLALAYFQAGMPEDGWDILRGNFLHSGFNQLVPGDFAAPVGGTDFGDCVHMAARALVEGLFGYAPDRPRGIVRITPQFPTAWERASLRTADVTLQWTRTGERTALTIELAQAATLEVRVPVNAQKIVSVTANGRPVRWKAEAGLGRTLLVVRRPGVARLELVVTTAGAQAVLPTTEAAGVVGRRVAWRLRGTRVEEVEDPQRVLTGARIRVGVITGIVIATAGWHTLFARVRMGGLPQWRRVIVRISDAAAERAAAKARLVKAVAGTTWAHVDLAPVLNGDIRAIYAQKYVSPRPATMSARIGTDGYSPWTFPYWDSHPPTITLDNVPSLLRSGGDGTVLQTAQGVPFAWPGEARNVAFTSRWDNWPTRVAVPVGRAAEAAWFLVGGSTNPMQGRIANGVLRLRYASGAEETIELTPPFNYWNLCPIRPNLTGPMQGSRVDYTSPVDAFCVPKPWPETVQLGENCRAILLGHRLRRGDELASVTLETLSAEVVIGLLGVSLMNPRGMRRRRG, encoded by the coding sequence ATGCCCACGTTCTCCCATCCTGCTCAGTCGCGCTCACGCTCTGTCCAGCCGGAGGAGGCGACGCGTTACACGGCGCGGAACGGCGCCATCGTCGGACACAACCAAGGGCGGTTCTTCAACCGGCCGCTTTACGTGGCCAATCGCGCGGCGTTTGTGCTGGCCGGCGACCGGCCGGTCGTGCGTTTCGCGGCGGACGATACGCTGCTAGGCACTTTCGCGATTGGAGTGACGCGTGGACGAACGTCGTCGTGGCTGCACACGTGGGACGATGTTACATTTGAATATCGTCCGGCGCATGCGCGCTGGATCGCGCGGGATGCGGCGTTGCCCGGGCTCACGGTCACATTGGATGTGGTCGCGCTGGAGACGGAAGTGGGCTTTGCGGCGCGCGTGGCCGTGCAAGGCGCGCGCGCCGGCGACGAGCTGGGGTGGTTTTTCGGTGGAGCGAAAACGTGGAAGGATAAACCGCTGAACTGGGACCTCGATCCGCATTTCGCGCCGCCGTTGATCGCGGCGTGGTTCGATCCGGAGCTGGCTGCGGGCAACGCCGTTCGCTCGGCGCGGGGGGGCTTTGCGGTGGCCGCCGCGAAGACGGCCGCGCACGCGGTGGCGGGGAAATGCGATGCGCCGGGTGGCGGCGGGAAACGGGATGCGATGGCGAGCGAGACGCCCGCGGCACTGGCGGCGGCGGGCGCGCGGGCGCGTGCGGTGGTTTACGGGCGGATCGATCTCACGCGGCGGGCGGAGGCGCACTGGCGTTTCGCGCGGGTGGCACGCGCGGCGGCGTTCGAAGCGAAAGGGGAAAACCTGCCAACGGAATCGCGGACAGCGGCGGTGGCGTTCGCGGATGGGTTGGCACGTGCGGTAAAACTGGCCAACGCGATCGTCGTCGATACCCCGGAGCCGCGTTTGAATGCGGCAGCGGCGACGCTCTCGGCGGCGATCGACGGGACGTGGTATCCGCCGGTTTTTCGCCACGGCGCGATGTTGTGGAACGTGCCTTACGTGGGCTGGCGCACAGCGTGCGGGAGCACGGCGATCGGCTGGCACGAGCGGGTGAAAGCGCACGCGCGTTACTATATCGATCACCAGTTGAAGGAGTCGGAGAACCGCTCGTTCGAGGCGGACGCGAAGGTGATGCTCACGATTCCGGCGCCGAACTCCCGGTTTCACGGCCGCGGACGCATCGTGCAGGACCAGGGAATCTATAACATGCAGTCGCAGTTTTTCGACCAGATGATCCACGCGTGGCGATGGACGGGCGACGAGGAACTGGCGGCATGGCTGCGGCCGGCGCTGGAGTTGCACCTGGAGTGGTTGCGCGAGTGCTTCGATCCCGACGACGACGGCCTTTATGAAAGCGTGATCAACGTGTGGCCGACGGATTCGTTTTGGTATGCGGGTGGCGGTGCGACGGAGGAAACGTCTTACGCGTATCGCGGGCACGTCGCGGCGCGCGCGCTGGCGGAGTGGGCTGGCGATGCGCCGGCGGCGAAGCGGCACGCGCGGCAGAGCGCGCGGATTCGGGCGGCGTTTCGAAAGAAACTCTGGGTCGCGGCCAAGGGCCACGCGGGACTTTATCAAGAGGCGGAAGGGCGGCGGAGGCTGCACGACGATGCGTGGCTGTATAGTATTTTTCTGCCGATCGACGCCGGGTTGACGGTCGGGCGCCAGGCGGCGGAGTCGTTGCTTTTTGCCGAGCGGGGGTTGCAAAACGATGCCATGCCGGCGGGCGGGCGGCGCGTGTGGACTTCGAATCTGGTGCCGGCGATCTGGTCGGTGCGCGAGTGCTGGCCGGGCGATAACTACCATCTGGCGCTCGCGTATTTTCAGGCGGGCATGCCGGAGGACGGCTGGGATATCTTGCGCGGAAATTTTCTGCACTCGGGATTCAACCAGCTCGTGCCGGGGGATTTTGCGGCGCCGGTGGGCGGCACCGATTTCGGCGATTGCGTGCATATGGCGGCGCGCGCGCTGGTGGAGGGGCTGTTTGGCTATGCGCCGGATCGGCCGCGCGGAATCGTGCGGATCACGCCGCAGTTTCCCACGGCGTGGGAACGCGCGAGTTTGCGCACGGCGGACGTGACGTTGCAGTGGACGCGCACGGGCGAACGCACGGCGTTGACGATCGAGCTCGCGCAAGCGGCGACGCTCGAGGTGCGCGTGCCGGTGAACGCGCAGAAAATCGTGAGCGTGACCGCGAACGGTCGGCCGGTGCGGTGGAAGGCGGAGGCGGGGCTGGGGCGCACGTTGCTCGTGGTGCGCCGGCCGGGGGTTGCGCGGCTGGAGTTGGTGGTGACGACGGCGGGCGCGCAGGCGGTTTTGCCGACGACGGAAGCGGCGGGAGTCGTGGGGCGTCGCGTGGCGTGGCGTTTGCGCGGAACGCGCGTGGAAGAGGTGGAGGATCCGCAACGCGTGCTGACCGGCGCGCGGATTCGCGTGGGCGTGATCACGGGCATCGTCATCGCGACCGCCGGGTGGCACACGCTTTTCGCACGCGTGCGAATGGGCGGGCTGCCGCAGTGGCGACGGGTGATTGTGCGGATCAGCGACGCGGCGGCGGAGCGTGCGGCGGCGAAGGCGCGGTTGGTGAAGGCCGTCGCGGGGACGACGTGGGCGCACGTCGATCTCGCGCCGGTGCTCAACGGCGATATTCGGGCGATCTACGCGCAGAAATATGTTTCGCCACGACCGGCGACGATGTCGGCGCGCATCGGGACCGATGGCTATTCGCCGTGGACGTTTCCGTATTGGGACAGTCATCCGCCGACGATCACGTTGGACAACGTGCCGTCGTTGCTGCGCAGCGGCGGGGATGGAACGGTATTGCAGACGGCGCAAGGCGTGCCGTTTGCGTGGCCGGGCGAGGCGCGAAACGTGGCGTTTACTTCGCGGTGGGACAACTGGCCGACACGGGTCGCGGTGCCGGTGGGCCGCGCGGCCGAGGCGGCGTGGTTTCTCGTGGGCGGCTCAACCAATCCGATGCAGGGGCGCATCGCGAACGGCGTGCTGCGGCTGCGCTACGCGTCGGGCGCGGAGGAGACGATCGAGCTGACGCCGCCGTTCAACTACTGGAATCTTTGCCCGATCCGGCCGAATCTGACGGGGCCGATGCAGGGGAGCCGCGTGGACTACACGTCGCCCGTCGATGCGTTTTGCGTGCCGAAGCCGTGGCCGGAAACGGTGCAGCTCGGCGAGAACTGCCGCGCGATTTTGCTCGGTCACCGGTTGCGGCGCGGCGACGAACTGGCGTCGGTCACGCTGGAGACGCTGTCGGCCGAAGTGGTGATCGGGCTGCTGGGCGTGTCGCTGATGAATCCGCGTGGGATGCGGCGGCGGCGCGGGTGA
- a CDS encoding NAD(P) transhydrogenase subunit alpha, translating to MICYVPAENAGRETRAALTPATAQALGKLGLELHAQAGLGRASNYPDADYTAAGVTLTNNDAAELAAADIVLRVRKPSLDEIRRMKRGALHVSFLDPFNEPDLIAAFAAAGISAVSLEMIPRTTLAQKMDALSSQASLAGYAAVIEAAQRLKMALPMMMTPAGTIMPARVFVIGAGVAGLQAIATAKRLGARIDAFDTRPVVEEQVRSLGAKFVKIDLGQTGQTAGGYAQALTPEQIAKQQAGMAKICAQSDIVITTAKLFGRKAPRVVTQAMLDGMKPGSVVVDLAVESGGNVEGSRSGEDVVTANGVTIIGNPNLEGTVAYHATQVLAANFAAWLTHFWDDKAKTLHLDPADEILKGCLITQGGAIVHPQFGAKA from the coding sequence ATGATTTGCTACGTCCCCGCCGAAAATGCCGGCCGCGAAACCCGCGCCGCCCTTACGCCTGCCACCGCTCAAGCGCTTGGCAAGCTGGGGCTCGAACTCCACGCCCAAGCTGGTCTCGGCCGCGCGAGCAACTATCCCGACGCCGATTACACTGCCGCTGGCGTCACGCTCACGAACAACGACGCCGCCGAGCTCGCCGCCGCCGATATCGTGCTCCGCGTGCGCAAACCTTCGCTCGACGAAATCCGCCGCATGAAACGTGGCGCGCTCCACGTCAGCTTTCTCGATCCGTTCAACGAGCCCGACCTGATCGCCGCGTTCGCCGCCGCCGGCATCAGCGCGGTCAGTCTCGAAATGATCCCGCGCACCACGCTCGCGCAGAAAATGGATGCGCTCAGTTCTCAGGCCAGCCTCGCGGGCTACGCCGCCGTGATCGAAGCCGCGCAACGCCTGAAAATGGCGCTCCCCATGATGATGACGCCCGCCGGCACCATCATGCCCGCGCGCGTCTTCGTAATCGGTGCCGGTGTCGCCGGCCTCCAGGCCATCGCCACTGCCAAGCGCCTCGGCGCGCGCATCGACGCTTTCGACACGCGCCCCGTCGTTGAAGAACAGGTCCGCTCGCTTGGCGCGAAATTCGTAAAAATCGACCTCGGCCAAACCGGTCAGACCGCGGGCGGCTACGCCCAGGCGCTCACCCCCGAGCAGATTGCGAAACAACAGGCCGGCATGGCCAAGATTTGCGCCCAGTCCGACATCGTCATCACCACCGCCAAACTTTTCGGTCGCAAGGCGCCCCGCGTCGTCACCCAAGCGATGCTCGACGGCATGAAACCCGGCAGCGTCGTCGTCGACCTCGCGGTGGAAAGCGGTGGCAACGTCGAAGGTTCGCGCTCCGGCGAAGACGTCGTCACGGCGAACGGCGTCACGATCATCGGCAATCCCAACCTCGAAGGCACCGTTGCATATCACGCCACCCAAGTGCTGGCCGCCAACTTTGCCGCGTGGCTCACGCATTTCTGGGACGACAAAGCCAAAACGCTGCACCTCGATCCCGCCGACGAAATCCTCAAGGGCTGCCTCATCACGCAAGGCGGCGCCATCGTGCATCCCCAATTCGGCGCCAAAGCCTGA
- a CDS encoding DUF885 domain-containing protein, whose translation MNPFRYLPLAVAGALLTLTASARTDADAAFETTARSTLDAYLRLNPENSTQLGDHRFDGTLTDYSPAGRDAQLAAYRAGLAALAHIDPAQLTGPNRVDAQILQLNLEAQIFYLTELKPFAWDVLSYNTSLADSIYLLTAREFAPAADRLHSAAQRLAAIPRVVAQAKANLVNPPAVYTQTAIKQIAGAIGLVHDGLDPLLAEAPALKAELAPAQEKAIAALTDYKTWLEQDLLPRSHGDFRLGADHYRQALRYTLASDLTPEEILARAEAELQSVTDTLYATALPLYRQYFPAADAAAEKDHRHVIKAVLDHLAQQHPDNATVVAFGRRTLQEATDFVRAHELVTVPNTPIELIVTPEFRRGRGIAYCDSPGALEPNGRTFIAIEPTPSDWPPSRVDSFFREYNNYMMHDLIVHEAMPGHFLQLAHSNQFKAPTLVRSIFQSGTFIEGWAVYTERVMADTGFGGPETKMQQLKMRLRVICNAILDQKIHMAGMTKEQALDLMMRQGFQEEGEAVAKWLRAQLSYTQLATYFVGAIEHDDMRAAAEKKLGATFNLKAYHDRVLSVGSPAVKFVREEVGF comes from the coding sequence ATGAACCCCTTCCGTTACCTGCCCCTCGCGGTCGCCGGTGCGCTCCTCACGCTGACCGCTTCGGCCCGCACCGACGCCGACGCCGCCTTCGAAACGACTGCTCGATCCACCCTCGACGCCTACCTCCGGCTCAATCCCGAGAACTCCACCCAACTCGGTGATCATCGATTCGACGGCACCCTCACCGACTACAGCCCCGCCGGCCGCGACGCCCAACTCGCCGCCTATCGCGCCGGCCTCGCCGCCCTCGCCCACATCGACCCCGCGCAGTTGACCGGCCCCAACCGCGTCGACGCCCAAATCCTCCAGCTCAACCTCGAAGCGCAGATTTTTTACCTCACCGAACTCAAGCCTTTCGCGTGGGACGTTCTTTCCTACAACACGAGCCTCGCCGATTCGATTTACCTGCTGACCGCGCGTGAATTTGCGCCCGCCGCCGACCGCCTGCACAGCGCGGCCCAACGTCTCGCCGCCATCCCTCGCGTTGTCGCCCAAGCCAAAGCCAACCTCGTCAATCCACCCGCGGTCTACACGCAAACCGCGATCAAGCAGATCGCCGGCGCCATCGGCCTCGTGCACGATGGCCTCGATCCTCTCCTCGCGGAAGCACCCGCGCTGAAAGCCGAACTCGCCCCCGCGCAGGAAAAAGCCATCGCCGCGCTCACCGATTATAAAACGTGGCTCGAACAGGATCTGCTCCCGCGCTCCCACGGCGATTTCCGTCTCGGCGCCGATCACTACCGGCAGGCGCTGCGCTACACGCTCGCCTCGGACCTCACACCCGAGGAAATCCTCGCGCGCGCCGAAGCTGAATTGCAGAGCGTCACTGACACGCTCTACGCCACCGCCCTACCCCTCTACCGCCAGTATTTTCCCGCCGCCGACGCCGCCGCCGAAAAGGACCACCGCCACGTCATCAAAGCCGTGCTCGACCACCTCGCGCAACAGCACCCCGACAACGCCACCGTCGTCGCCTTCGGCCGCCGCACGTTGCAGGAAGCGACTGACTTTGTGCGCGCGCACGAGCTCGTCACCGTGCCCAACACCCCCATCGAGCTCATCGTCACTCCCGAGTTCCGACGCGGTCGCGGCATTGCGTATTGCGATTCCCCCGGCGCCCTCGAACCCAACGGCCGCACCTTCATCGCCATCGAGCCCACGCCGTCCGACTGGCCGCCGTCGCGGGTCGATTCGTTCTTCCGCGAGTATAACAACTACATGATGCACGACCTCATCGTCCACGAGGCGATGCCCGGCCATTTCCTGCAGCTCGCCCACTCGAACCAGTTCAAAGCGCCCACGCTCGTGCGCTCCATCTTCCAAAGCGGCACCTTCATCGAGGGCTGGGCGGTTTACACCGAGCGCGTGATGGCCGACACCGGTTTCGGCGGCCCCGAGACGAAGATGCAGCAGCTCAAAATGCGCCTCCGCGTCATCTGCAACGCGATCCTCGACCAGAAGATTCACATGGCCGGCATGACCAAGGAGCAAGCTCTCGACCTCATGATGCGCCAGGGCTTTCAAGAGGAAGGCGAAGCCGTCGCGAAATGGCTCCGCGCCCAACTCTCCTATACGCAACTCGCCACTTATTTCGTCGGCGCGATCGAGCACGACGACATGCGCGCCGCCGCCGAAAAGAAGCTCGGCGCGACGTTCAACTTGAAGGCTTATCACGACCGCGTCCTCTCGGTCGGCAGTCCCGCGGTGAAATTCGTGCGCGAAGAAGTCGGCTTCTAA
- a CDS encoding ArsR/SmtB family transcription factor has protein sequence MESLAAIADPTRRRIVELLAQRERTSGELVQEFDLSAPAISQHLNVLRAAGLITTRIEGQSRVQMLNPDGLGELEAWLEKTRTFWSTRLDALERELRADEAKARKKKSL, from the coding sequence ATGGAAAGCCTCGCTGCCATCGCCGATCCCACGCGCCGGCGCATTGTCGAACTGCTCGCCCAACGCGAACGCACCTCCGGCGAACTCGTGCAGGAGTTCGACCTCAGTGCGCCGGCGATTTCCCAGCACCTCAATGTGCTCCGCGCCGCCGGCCTGATCACCACGCGCATTGAAGGCCAGTCCCGCGTGCAAATGCTCAACCCCGACGGACTCGGCGAACTCGAAGCCTGGCTCGAAAAAACCCGCACCTTCTGGTCGACCCGCCTCGATGCCCTCGAACGCGAGCTCCGCGCCGACGAGGCCAAAGCCCGCAAAAAGAAATCTTTATGA
- a CDS encoding NAD(P) transhydrogenase subunit alpha, protein MDIITLFFIFTLAGFLGFELIARVPSQLHTPLMSGSNAISGITIVGAIIAAGADDGSWITTVLGTAAVTLAMINVIGGYFVTDRMLSMFKKKDPASAAKKGGASS, encoded by the coding sequence ATGGATATCATCACACTCTTCTTCATTTTCACGCTCGCCGGTTTCCTCGGCTTCGAGCTGATCGCGCGCGTCCCGTCACAGCTCCACACGCCGCTCATGTCCGGCTCCAACGCCATCTCCGGCATCACCATCGTCGGCGCCATCATCGCGGCGGGTGCGGATGACGGCTCGTGGATCACCACCGTCCTCGGCACGGCCGCCGTCACGCTCGCGATGATCAACGTCATCGGCGGTTACTTCGTCACCGACCGCATGCTCTCCATGTTCAAGAAAAAGGATCCCGCGTCCGCCGCCAAGAAAGGAGGCGCCTCGTCATGA
- a CDS encoding TetR/AcrR family transcriptional regulator has product MKAEPPSLSTRQRLLDAAARVFARDGLSRATTREIAREAGVNEVTLFRHFQTKDGLISAVVGENFAESGAAPVGALPAPTDDLRADLENLARHYEALLKANLPLVRTMLGEVQHRHGGHEKQVFRAVFAPLKAALAERIRAARDQDELRPEFRADVLADLLGGMIFTGVLRRSSPDIKLEYTATAYRQAAIDLVLSGATMKREGRPR; this is encoded by the coding sequence TTGAAAGCTGAACCGCCCTCTCTCTCGACCCGTCAGCGCTTGCTCGATGCCGCCGCGCGGGTGTTTGCGCGTGACGGGTTGAGTCGGGCGACGACGCGCGAAATCGCCCGCGAAGCAGGGGTGAATGAAGTGACGCTGTTCCGGCATTTCCAGACGAAGGATGGGTTGATCTCCGCCGTGGTGGGCGAAAATTTCGCGGAGAGTGGGGCGGCGCCGGTGGGAGCGCTGCCCGCGCCAACCGATGATTTGCGCGCGGATTTGGAGAACCTCGCCCGGCACTACGAAGCGTTGCTCAAAGCGAATCTGCCGCTTGTGCGCACCATGCTCGGCGAAGTGCAGCACCGGCACGGCGGACACGAGAAGCAGGTGTTCCGCGCGGTCTTTGCGCCGTTAAAGGCGGCGTTGGCGGAACGCATCCGGGCGGCGCGAGACCAGGACGAACTGCGGCCGGAATTCCGCGCCGATGTGCTGGCGGATTTATTGGGGGGAATGATTTTCACCGGCGTGCTCCGGCGTTCGTCGCCGGACATCAAACTTGAATACACCGCGACGGCCTATCGCCAGGCGGCGATCGATCTCGTGCTCAGCGGTGCGACGATGAAGCGGGAAGGCCGGCCACGGTGA
- a CDS encoding DUF6576 domain-containing protein: MEFYSSEEQQPVLWLGGRAIHAAVFVVLVFVASLLVTTVMMAVNRAAPLAWLDFNSTAVLRGQVWRVATYGLHNPPSLWFVIDMAMIVWFGREVERFFGRNIFLLLFAGLYLVTPLVLTLFGLLTPLVFFGETGAFGVFVAFATLYPNALLIFNVSAKVAAAVLLGIYTLIFLANHQVAALASLWATSAFAFGFMRYQQGRLQLPRFRPRATRPRPVTPTPPPRDTAQEELDAVLDKIARSGMASLTAAERAKLEAGSERLAHRRPTPPTAR; the protein is encoded by the coding sequence ATGGAATTTTATTCATCAGAAGAACAGCAACCCGTCCTCTGGCTGGGCGGACGCGCCATTCACGCCGCCGTGTTCGTGGTGCTCGTCTTCGTTGCCTCGCTCCTCGTCACCACCGTGATGATGGCGGTCAACCGCGCCGCTCCCCTCGCGTGGCTCGATTTCAACAGCACCGCAGTTTTGCGCGGCCAAGTCTGGCGCGTAGCGACCTACGGACTGCACAACCCGCCCAGCCTGTGGTTCGTCATCGATATGGCGATGATCGTGTGGTTCGGCCGCGAGGTGGAACGCTTCTTCGGGCGCAACATCTTCCTCCTGCTCTTCGCCGGCCTCTATCTCGTCACACCGCTGGTCCTCACGCTATTCGGCCTCCTGACGCCGCTCGTTTTCTTCGGCGAGACCGGCGCCTTCGGCGTGTTCGTCGCCTTCGCCACGCTCTATCCCAACGCGCTTCTCATCTTCAACGTGTCCGCGAAAGTCGCCGCCGCGGTTCTCTTGGGCATCTACACCCTCATCTTCCTCGCGAATCATCAGGTTGCCGCGCTCGCGTCGTTGTGGGCCACGAGTGCCTTCGCCTTCGGCTTCATGCGCTACCAGCAAGGGCGTCTCCAACTGCCGCGCTTTCGCCCCCGCGCCACCCGGCCGCGCCCGGTGACGCCCACGCCCCCGCCACGCGACACGGCACAGGAAGAGCTCGATGCGGTGCTCGACAAGATCGCCCGGAGCGGCATGGCGAGTCTGACCGCCGCCGAGCGCGCGAAATTGGAAGCCGGCAGTGAGCGCCTCGCCCACCGCCGCCCCACCCCGCCGACCGCCCGCTGA
- a CDS encoding SRPBCC family protein → MNLNEQPARFTAPGEVRLVRTLPGPLERVWDFLTDPAKRARWFAGGPMEPRVGGKVELAFHHKKIAPGETPPEQYKAVHESGFTMPATILRWEPPRVLSYTFDEDSDVTFELTPQGERVLLVLTHRSRGVDLPAVPGYASGWHSHLDLLLALLEGTPPPAFWANHLRLKEFYNAQFAAATDTPPPSV, encoded by the coding sequence ATGAACCTCAACGAACAACCCGCCCGCTTCACCGCTCCCGGCGAAGTCCGCCTCGTCCGCACGCTCCCCGGTCCCCTCGAGCGCGTGTGGGATTTTCTCACCGACCCCGCGAAACGCGCCCGCTGGTTCGCCGGCGGCCCGATGGAACCGCGCGTCGGCGGCAAAGTGGAACTCGCGTTCCACCATAAAAAAATCGCCCCCGGCGAAACGCCCCCCGAGCAATACAAAGCGGTGCACGAGTCCGGCTTCACCATGCCCGCGACCATCCTGCGCTGGGAGCCGCCGCGCGTGTTGAGTTACACCTTCGACGAGGATTCCGACGTCACCTTCGAACTCACGCCGCAGGGTGAACGCGTCCTCCTCGTCCTCACGCACCGCAGCCGCGGCGTCGACCTCCCTGCCGTGCCCGGCTACGCGAGCGGCTGGCACAGCCACCTCGATCTCCTGCTCGCGTTGCTCGAAGGCACTCCACCGCCCGCGTTCTGGGCCAACCACCTTCGCCTGAAAGAATTCTACAACGCGCAATTCGCCGCCGCCACCGACACCCCGCCGCCCTCCGTCTGA